A region of Nostoc sp. KVJ3 DNA encodes the following proteins:
- a CDS encoding SWIM zinc finger family protein, giving the protein MAKFSRTWWGDRFIQALEAFTDDNRLKRGRSYASGGKVKSFEIDLNKITAKVRGSVNPYFGVYKEPTYNIEIQITPIAKTHWNEAIQKLSSKASIISRLLLNEVPENIEDTFSHLGLHLLPHSSNDFKTKCSCPDYANPCKHIAGVYYLVASQLDNNPWLLFELRGLSKAELQAKLADSPLGKALSEELNTKEIPLELSNSLYTKLEKQSLNQMPIAREFWLGTKRLPQTIEVATPGSICAILIKKQGDFPDFWHNEASFIETMEELYQRVKTKNHQF; this is encoded by the coding sequence ATGGCTAAATTTAGTCGAACTTGGTGGGGCGATCGCTTCATTCAAGCACTAGAAGCTTTTACAGATGATAACCGACTCAAAAGAGGACGGTCTTATGCTAGCGGTGGTAAAGTCAAAAGTTTTGAGATTGACTTAAATAAAATTACTGCCAAAGTCAGAGGCTCAGTTAATCCCTATTTTGGAGTCTACAAAGAACCAACTTATAATATAGAGATTCAGATTACACCTATTGCTAAAACCCATTGGAATGAAGCTATCCAAAAGCTTTCTTCTAAAGCCAGTATCATTTCTCGATTGCTGCTAAATGAAGTCCCAGAAAATATTGAAGATACTTTCTCTCATTTGGGACTACATTTATTGCCCCATAGTAGTAATGATTTCAAAACTAAATGCTCTTGTCCAGATTATGCTAATCCCTGTAAGCACATTGCTGGAGTTTACTATTTAGTGGCTTCTCAATTAGATAATAATCCCTGGTTGTTATTTGAATTACGGGGATTATCGAAAGCAGAACTTCAAGCCAAATTAGCTGATTCTCCTTTGGGAAAAGCTCTCTCTGAGGAACTGAATACTAAGGAAATTCCTTTAGAACTTTCTAATTCGCTGTACACTAAGCTAGAAAAACAATCTCTTAACCAAATGCCAATTGCCAGAGAATTTTGGTTAGGTACAAAACGATTACCACAAACTATTGAAGTGGCGACTCCAGGTAGTATCTGTGCAATTTTGATTAAGAAACAAGGGGATTTTCCTGATTTCTGGCACAATGAAGCTTCCTTTATTGAAACAATGGAAGAACTGTATCAGCGAGTCAAAACCAAAAATCATCAGTTCTGA
- a CDS encoding FAD-binding protein: MGQNTSRRSVLQGLITSAIVIGFDLNTRSWVTSASATSVFESLPSLDGVLYTSNATLTDASIDFGNIVHRQPIAVLKPGSIEDIVQVIQFARTRKLKVAPRGQGHSTYGQSQVEAGIVIDLSTLNKIHFIGTDRAIVDAGVVWSQLLQQTLAMGLTPPVLTDYIELSVGGTLSVGGIGGATHRYGVQVDNVLELKVVTGTGHLETCSLSYNRNLWFAVLAGLGQCGIIVQATVKLIPATTNARVFQLYYDDLATFTRDQRQIINDERFNYVEGQLVSNNAGGWRYLLEVASFYSPPSIPNNNLLLAGLNYTRGTEQIEDKTYFDFLNRLAPTVAFLKSIGIWSNPHPWLDLFVPGSAVNSFVGEVAANLTLADTGQGPILLYPVKTNRFHLPLFRVPTEEIVFLFSILRTAVPPEDAVVTRMLSDNRKLFEQNRDLGGYKYSVDAIPFSPHDWQQHFGRFWGNFVSAKRRYDPDNLLTPGQGIFANC; this comes from the coding sequence ATGGGACAAAACACTTCACGTCGCTCAGTTTTACAAGGTTTGATTACGAGTGCAATTGTGATCGGGTTTGATTTAAATACTCGTTCCTGGGTAACATCTGCCAGTGCCACATCTGTTTTTGAAAGTTTACCTTCCTTAGATGGAGTACTTTACACTAGTAATGCGACACTTACTGATGCGAGTATTGACTTTGGTAATATCGTGCATCGTCAACCAATAGCAGTACTTAAACCAGGCTCAATTGAGGATATTGTTCAAGTTATTCAATTCGCTCGGACGAGAAAGCTCAAAGTTGCCCCACGCGGTCAGGGTCACTCTACCTACGGTCAGTCACAAGTAGAAGCAGGCATTGTTATTGATTTAAGTACGCTCAACAAGATTCATTTCATTGGTACAGACCGAGCAATTGTTGATGCTGGAGTGGTATGGAGTCAGTTATTGCAACAAACGCTTGCTATGGGATTAACACCGCCCGTTCTCACTGATTACATCGAACTTTCTGTAGGCGGCACTTTATCAGTGGGGGGTATTGGCGGTGCAACTCATCGTTATGGTGTGCAAGTTGACAATGTTTTAGAACTCAAGGTAGTTACTGGTACTGGTCATCTCGAAACTTGTTCACTGTCGTACAATCGCAATCTATGGTTTGCAGTACTAGCAGGGCTAGGTCAATGTGGAATTATCGTACAGGCAACTGTTAAGCTAATTCCCGCCACTACCAATGCCCGTGTGTTTCAGTTATATTATGACGATTTAGCTACCTTTACTCGTGACCAACGCCAAATCATAAATGATGAGCGCTTTAACTATGTAGAAGGTCAGTTAGTTTCTAATAATGCTGGTGGATGGCGTTATCTGCTAGAAGTGGCTAGCTTTTACAGTCCTCCAAGTATACCTAATAACAACCTATTGCTTGCGGGGTTAAACTATACTCGTGGTACAGAACAAATAGAAGATAAAACTTATTTTGATTTCCTCAACCGTTTAGCTCCTACAGTTGCCTTTCTCAAATCTATTGGTATTTGGTCAAATCCTCATCCTTGGTTAGATTTGTTTGTACCTGGTAGCGCAGTTAACAGTTTTGTTGGTGAAGTCGCTGCCAACTTAACACTAGCTGATACGGGCCAAGGGCCAATTCTGCTATATCCAGTCAAAACCAACCGTTTTCATCTACCCTTGTTCCGGGTTCCCACAGAAGAGATTGTGTTTCTCTTTTCTATTTTGCGAACAGCAGTACCACCAGAAGATGCTGTAGTTACACGGATGCTGTCTGATAATCGCAAACTATTTGAGCAAAACCGTGACTTGGGTGGTTACAAATATTCCGTAGATGCTATTCCCTTTTCCCCTCATGATTGGCAGCAGCATTTTGGTCGATTTTGGGGAAATTTCGTAAGTGCAAAGCGACGTTACGATCCAGATAATTTACTAACGCCAGGTCAGGGTATTTTCGCAAACTGTTAG